A genomic window from Polyangiaceae bacterium includes:
- the ffh gene encoding signal recognition particle protein: protein MFETLTKGFREAQNRLAGLTELSENNIKPALREVRLSLLEADVELGVVKRFLARVEEKALGQTVQVKVKQGGETHRVSASDQFVKICHDELVAMMNGEGEALTFKDRGPTEIMMVGLQGSGKTTTSAKLARWLSKQGKKPMLVAADMQRPAAVEQLKVLGEQISIPVFNIAGESPVNICAAAEAEAKKQGCDVIVYDTAGRLAIDEQLMEELAQIKERVAPENIFLVVDAMIGQDAVKTAQGFNERLGITGVVLTKLDGDARGGAALSVREVTGAPIAFVGIGETLDKLDVFRAEGMASRVLGMGDVVGLMQDFQEVVDQKKAEEDALRMMSGEFTFEDFLNQVRMIQQMGSLKDLVDKIPGMGSMVPPGVDLDDRELVRIEAMIQSMTRQERRDPNALIREPGRVKRIAKGSGQPEQGVSELVQKFLFMKQMMGGMGGMGGMGGLLGKIPGLKGLAQARNIKKAMKSGQLPGGMGFPGMPGMPGMPGMPGMGLPGMGMPGMGAGVETPRMKQLSRAEKNAKKNQRKRERSARKKNKGRK from the coding sequence GTGTTCGAAACTCTGACAAAAGGCTTCCGGGAAGCGCAGAACCGCCTCGCCGGACTCACCGAGCTTTCCGAAAACAACATCAAGCCCGCCCTGCGCGAGGTGCGTCTCAGCCTGCTCGAGGCGGACGTGGAGCTGGGGGTGGTCAAGCGCTTCCTGGCCCGCGTGGAAGAGAAAGCCCTCGGCCAGACCGTGCAGGTGAAGGTCAAGCAAGGAGGCGAGACTCACCGCGTTTCGGCGTCCGACCAGTTCGTGAAGATCTGCCACGACGAACTCGTCGCCATGATGAACGGCGAAGGCGAGGCGCTGACCTTCAAGGATCGAGGGCCGACCGAGATCATGATGGTGGGCCTGCAGGGCTCCGGCAAGACGACGACCTCGGCAAAGCTCGCGCGTTGGCTGTCGAAGCAGGGCAAGAAGCCCATGCTGGTCGCGGCAGACATGCAGCGCCCCGCCGCCGTCGAGCAGCTGAAGGTGCTCGGTGAGCAGATCTCGATTCCGGTGTTCAACATCGCTGGCGAGAGCCCCGTGAACATCTGTGCTGCCGCCGAGGCTGAAGCGAAGAAGCAGGGCTGTGACGTCATCGTCTATGACACTGCGGGACGCTTGGCCATCGACGAGCAGTTGATGGAGGAACTCGCGCAGATCAAGGAACGCGTCGCTCCGGAGAACATCTTCCTGGTGGTCGACGCCATGATCGGCCAGGACGCGGTCAAGACTGCCCAGGGCTTCAACGAGCGACTGGGCATCACCGGCGTCGTGCTGACCAAGCTGGACGGTGATGCGCGAGGGGGCGCTGCCCTGTCCGTGCGAGAGGTGACGGGCGCTCCCATCGCCTTCGTGGGCATCGGCGAAACCCTGGACAAGCTGGACGTGTTTCGCGCCGAGGGTATGGCCAGCCGCGTGCTGGGCATGGGCGACGTCGTCGGTTTGATGCAGGACTTCCAGGAAGTCGTCGACCAGAAGAAGGCGGAAGAGGACGCCCTGCGCATGATGAGCGGGGAGTTCACCTTCGAGGACTTCCTGAATCAGGTGCGCATGATTCAGCAGATGGGGTCGCTGAAGGATCTGGTCGACAAGATCCCAGGCATGGGCAGCATGGTGCCGCCGGGCGTCGATCTCGACGATCGCGAGCTCGTACGCATCGAGGCCATGATTCAGTCGATGACTCGACAAGAGCGCCGTGACCCGAACGCGCTCATTCGTGAACCCGGACGCGTGAAGCGCATTGCCAAAGGCTCCGGCCAGCCCGAGCAGGGCGTATCCGAGCTGGTACAAAAGTTCCTCTTCATGAAGCAGATGATGGGGGGCATGGGCGGCATGGGCGGCATGGGCGGTTTGCTCGGCAAGATCCCAGGGCTCAAGGGACTCGCTCAGGCACGCAACATAAAGAAGGCGATGAAGAGCGGCCAGCTTCCCGGCGGCATGGGCTTCCCAGGGATGCCGGGAATGCCGGGAATGCCGGGAATGCCGGGAATGGGTTTGCCCGGAATGGGCATGCCGGGAATGGGGGCCGGCGTGGAAACCCCTCGCATGAAGCAGCTGTCACGCGCCGAGAAGAACGCGAAGAAGAATCAGCGCAAGCGCGAGCGATCCGCGCGCAAGAAGAACAAGGGACGTAAGTGA
- a CDS encoding carbohydrate-binding family 9-like protein, giving the protein MRVALTSLLLASLAVSACVGGSADTSKEDKDRLKAFVTDKAPPGIHALNVNYDGKAMLLGYRMEPDGNVAPGGKVKLTMYWRCDKDIEDGWNLFTHVLDGSGERVLNIDNVGPIREWRGNRQALSPSIWEPGKVYIDEQEFTIPANVKTAKIQVTTGIWKGNDRIKITGGPGDREHRASVVEIQTGVKQGPPPPDTRIPELRVDRLEKGAKIKIDGKLDEAEWGSAPVAGPFVDVGTGRPNPGFPVSGSVKLLWDDTNLYLGFEVKDPDIVGGFDKKAKDPKLWTKDTVEIMVDPDGNGDNKDYYEIQINPQNLVFDSQFDDYNAPKKDPDGPFGHQDWSAKLKSAVTVNGTLDKDGDKDEGYVVEVQIPWKSFAKAAQLPPKVGDSWRMNFYAMQENNGVAWSPILGQGNFHKAARFGKVTWAEKGWQPPAPPALSAVPMGSTRPRVLMPNRELIKRLKLPKAPPKP; this is encoded by the coding sequence ATGCGAGTAGCACTTACCAGCCTATTGCTGGCTTCTTTGGCCGTGTCGGCCTGTGTTGGCGGCTCGGCGGATACCAGCAAAGAAGACAAGGATCGCCTGAAGGCTTTCGTCACGGACAAGGCTCCGCCGGGCATCCACGCGCTGAACGTCAACTACGACGGGAAGGCGATGCTACTCGGGTATCGGATGGAGCCCGACGGCAATGTCGCGCCCGGGGGCAAAGTCAAGCTCACAATGTACTGGCGCTGCGACAAGGACATCGAGGACGGCTGGAATCTGTTCACGCACGTGCTCGATGGTTCCGGTGAGCGCGTGCTCAACATCGACAACGTCGGGCCGATCCGCGAGTGGCGCGGCAACCGTCAGGCATTGTCGCCCAGCATTTGGGAGCCGGGAAAGGTCTACATCGACGAGCAAGAGTTCACGATTCCTGCCAACGTCAAGACCGCCAAGATCCAGGTGACCACCGGGATTTGGAAGGGCAACGATCGGATCAAGATCACCGGCGGTCCGGGGGATCGCGAGCATCGGGCGAGCGTCGTCGAGATCCAGACCGGCGTGAAGCAAGGGCCTCCCCCTCCTGACACGCGCATTCCGGAGCTCCGTGTGGACAGGTTGGAGAAGGGCGCGAAGATCAAGATCGACGGCAAGTTGGACGAGGCGGAGTGGGGCAGCGCACCCGTGGCGGGACCCTTCGTGGACGTCGGGACCGGGCGACCCAATCCAGGCTTCCCTGTCAGCGGTAGCGTCAAGCTGCTGTGGGACGACACCAACCTCTATCTTGGGTTCGAGGTAAAGGACCCCGACATCGTCGGCGGCTTCGACAAGAAAGCGAAGGACCCGAAGCTGTGGACCAAGGACACCGTGGAAATCATGGTGGATCCCGACGGCAACGGTGACAACAAGGACTACTACGAGATCCAGATCAATCCGCAGAACCTGGTGTTCGACTCGCAGTTCGACGACTACAACGCGCCGAAGAAGGATCCCGACGGTCCCTTTGGGCATCAAGACTGGTCGGCGAAGTTGAAGAGCGCCGTCACCGTGAACGGGACCTTGGACAAGGACGGCGACAAGGACGAGGGCTACGTCGTGGAAGTGCAGATCCCTTGGAAGAGCTTTGCCAAAGCAGCACAGCTACCGCCGAAGGTCGGCGATAGCTGGCGCATGAACTTCTACGCCATGCAGGAGAACAACGGCGTGGCGTGGTCGCCGATCCTCGGACAGGGCAACTTCCACAAGGCGGCGCGCTTCGGCAAGGTGACCTGGGCCGAAAAGGGGTGGCAGCCGCCGGCTCCGCCCGCTCTCTCGGCGGTCCCCATGGGCAGCACGCGTCCGCGCGTGCTGATGCCCAATCGTGAGCTGATCAAGCGCCTGAAGCTGCCCAAGGCGCCGCCCAAGCCCTGA
- a CDS encoding zinc ribbon domain-containing protein, with protein sequence MAQVKKIICPSCGFKNTAPLPNNRCVSCGAKIDDLKRVLSRQEELERRYQQEGFSPLWFGVSMGIMGVLTAAIVVFLPIVLPAFDFEGSAGMLVAIPVWFIGGLFVGLVSPGKTFIEPVVASFLIAIPTAFFLFRTQTVKTMPAFMYVLMSALGVLFTLIGAYVGERIQMGPPPKAAE encoded by the coding sequence ATGGCTCAAGTAAAGAAAATCATCTGCCCCTCTTGTGGCTTCAAGAACACGGCGCCGCTGCCCAACAACCGGTGTGTTTCCTGCGGCGCCAAAATCGACGACCTCAAACGCGTCCTTTCACGCCAGGAGGAACTGGAGCGTCGCTACCAACAGGAAGGGTTCAGCCCGCTGTGGTTCGGCGTGTCCATGGGCATCATGGGTGTGCTCACGGCCGCCATCGTGGTGTTCCTTCCCATCGTCCTGCCAGCCTTCGACTTCGAAGGGTCTGCGGGCATGTTGGTAGCGATTCCGGTGTGGTTCATCGGCGGACTCTTCGTAGGCCTGGTCTCGCCCGGCAAGACGTTCATCGAGCCGGTGGTTGCGTCCTTCCTGATCGCGATTCCGACGGCGTTCTTCTTGTTCCGAACGCAAACCGTGAAGACCATGCCCGCATTCATGTACGTGCTCATGAGCGCGCTCGGCGTGCTCTTCACGTTGATTGGTGCCTACGTCGGTGAACGCATCCAGATGGGTCCGCCGCCCAAAGCGGCGGAGTGA
- the purM gene encoding phosphoribosylformylglycinamidine cyclo-ligase, which produces MAITYRQAGVDIDAADRLIERIKPLAQSTRTAEVVAGVGGFAGLCALPADIEEPLLVSGTDGVGTKLKVAFATGIHDTVGIDLVAMCVNDVITTGARPLFFLDYFACGRLDVEVAEQVIGGIAEGCRQSEAALLGGETAELPGMYPEGEYDLAGFCVGVVGRRSVLGADRVRDGDALIGVASSGLHSNGYSLARRVLEAHFGHDDAVPELGSSLGRALMVPTRIYARAVKAVGARLGESLHALCHVTGGGVDGNLPRVIPSGLRARVRMPTDIPGIFPLIQRLGPVDMPEMRRTFNMGVGLVGIVAKEAQGEAIAALRAAGEKAFALGVVERTESADQPSCVVHESDAE; this is translated from the coding sequence ATGGCGATCACGTACCGCCAGGCCGGCGTGGACATCGATGCCGCGGACCGTCTGATCGAGCGGATCAAACCGTTGGCGCAGAGCACGCGCACCGCCGAGGTGGTGGCGGGCGTGGGTGGTTTCGCAGGCTTGTGCGCGCTGCCCGCGGACATCGAGGAGCCGCTGCTCGTCAGCGGAACCGACGGTGTCGGCACCAAGCTGAAGGTGGCGTTCGCGACTGGGATTCACGACACCGTGGGGATCGACCTCGTGGCCATGTGCGTCAATGACGTGATCACGACGGGCGCCCGCCCCCTCTTCTTCCTGGACTACTTCGCCTGCGGGCGCTTGGACGTGGAAGTTGCGGAGCAGGTGATCGGCGGCATCGCCGAGGGTTGCCGGCAATCCGAAGCCGCGCTGCTGGGCGGTGAGACGGCAGAGCTGCCGGGGATGTACCCCGAAGGTGAGTACGATTTGGCCGGCTTCTGCGTCGGCGTCGTCGGTCGTCGAAGTGTCCTGGGGGCAGACCGGGTCCGCGACGGAGACGCTTTGATCGGTGTCGCGTCGAGCGGGTTGCACTCCAATGGGTACTCCCTGGCACGTCGCGTATTGGAGGCCCACTTCGGACATGACGACGCCGTGCCGGAACTCGGCAGTAGTCTCGGCCGCGCTTTGATGGTGCCGACGCGAATCTATGCTCGGGCGGTAAAGGCGGTTGGGGCGCGCTTGGGCGAAAGCCTGCACGCGCTCTGTCACGTCACGGGCGGAGGGGTGGATGGCAACTTGCCCCGCGTGATTCCGTCGGGGCTTCGTGCACGTGTGCGCATGCCCACGGACATTCCCGGGATCTTCCCTCTCATCCAGCGGCTCGGTCCGGTGGACATGCCGGAGATGCGGCGCACCTTCAACATGGGAGTGGGGCTCGTTGGCATCGTTGCCAAAGAAGCCCAGGGCGAAGCCATTGCCGCCTTGCGGGCTGCCGGTGAGAAAGCGTTTGCCCTTGGTGTCGTCGAGCGGACCGAGAGCGCCGACCAGCCGAGCTGCGTCGTGCACGAGAGTGACGCCGAGTGA
- the purN gene encoding phosphoribosylglycinamide formyltransferase, giving the protein MTLRLGVLVSGAGTNLQAILDAVNVGRLDARVQIVISNRPDAGALSRAVNANVPNLVIDHRGFESREHFDAALVDALRESGVDLVVLAGFMRVVGARVLRAFPDRVINLHPALLPAFPGTKAIEKALEHGVKVTGCTVHFVDEGVDSGPIIAQRAISVREDDDAVTLRQRLAELEHELLVHTLQLFSAQAIAIDADGCGRRRVRVKAA; this is encoded by the coding sequence GTGACGCTTCGCCTCGGCGTGCTGGTGTCCGGTGCAGGGACGAACTTGCAGGCGATACTGGACGCAGTGAACGTCGGACGGCTCGACGCGCGAGTGCAGATCGTGATTAGCAATCGACCGGACGCGGGCGCGCTCTCACGCGCGGTCAACGCCAACGTTCCCAATCTGGTCATCGACCACCGCGGGTTCGAGAGCCGCGAGCATTTCGACGCAGCGCTGGTGGACGCCTTGCGCGAATCCGGCGTCGACTTGGTGGTGCTCGCGGGGTTCATGCGTGTGGTAGGGGCCCGTGTGCTGCGCGCGTTCCCCGACCGCGTGATCAACTTGCACCCAGCGCTCTTGCCGGCTTTCCCCGGCACCAAGGCCATCGAGAAGGCTTTGGAACACGGCGTGAAGGTCACTGGTTGCACCGTGCACTTCGTGGATGAAGGTGTCGACTCTGGCCCCATCATCGCGCAGCGCGCCATCTCCGTGCGGGAGGATGACGACGCGGTCACGTTGCGGCAGCGTCTCGCCGAGTTGGAGCACGAGTTGTTGGTCCACACGCTGCAGCTGTTCTCGGCGCAGGCCATCGCCATCGACGCAGACGGCTGCGGACGGCGGCGTGTTCGGGTGAAGGCCGCATGA
- a CDS encoding phytoene dehydrogenase — protein MTSRHYDVVVLGRSLGALAAAALLARRDFRVLVLGQGQRPARYAYERFALLRRTFTLLSASSPAMKRLLHELAQSPQFNRRVRELDPMFTMLMPGRRIEVAPDMTLFEREVEREFPEVRQIVDELYASFAQVNTAVDAAFERDAVWPPERFWERLETGRAATQIPLVGGSAPRDVLGKFPVGHAYRDVVLLPVSFATDLAIVADQLPAIVTARLHGAWTRGVAAMSQGEDELSEFLTERIEAHGGECRLNNAAVRLVVERGRVVGVLEDGEDDPTGADNVVSDSSGEVLADLARGEGITKRAQNDWPRLSASVGRFVVTLAMKKSGLPDALGQESFVLPLSGARQNPRHPVVHLQRWDSLAENPDESVLAAEMLLSTRGPLTLLEARNAVLTTLSEQLPFLMRHVLVVDSPHDGLPLADFSSGTERAIDRIHLKQSTPGPEPMRWQWSVEPPGYLDLAGESVRGPIPGTFLVGPTVLPGLGQEGELLAAWGAARIISRRDGRRQRMRRQMWSKIET, from the coding sequence ATGACCAGTCGCCACTACGACGTCGTCGTGCTGGGCCGCTCCTTGGGGGCACTAGCGGCGGCAGCGCTGTTGGCGCGGCGCGACTTCCGCGTCCTGGTGCTCGGCCAAGGGCAGCGTCCCGCACGCTACGCCTATGAGCGATTTGCGCTACTTCGCCGCACATTCACGCTGCTGTCGGCCTCATCTCCGGCAATGAAGCGACTGCTGCACGAGTTGGCGCAAAGTCCGCAGTTCAATCGTCGCGTACGCGAGCTGGACCCGATGTTCACCATGCTGATGCCTGGACGTCGCATCGAGGTCGCTCCTGACATGACCCTCTTCGAGCGCGAAGTGGAACGTGAGTTCCCGGAGGTGCGTCAGATTGTGGATGAGCTCTACGCGAGCTTCGCCCAGGTGAACACTGCCGTGGACGCCGCCTTCGAACGCGACGCGGTGTGGCCTCCCGAGCGTTTTTGGGAGCGCTTGGAAACCGGGCGCGCGGCAACCCAGATCCCCCTCGTGGGTGGCAGTGCGCCACGCGACGTCCTGGGCAAGTTCCCGGTGGGGCACGCCTATCGCGACGTGGTGCTGTTGCCCGTCAGCTTTGCGACCGACCTCGCCATCGTGGCGGATCAGCTGCCCGCGATCGTGACTGCGCGGCTGCACGGCGCCTGGACGCGAGGCGTGGCGGCGATGTCGCAGGGGGAAGACGAACTCAGTGAGTTCCTGACCGAGCGCATAGAAGCGCACGGTGGTGAGTGCCGTTTGAACAACGCGGCGGTGCGCCTCGTCGTCGAGCGCGGCCGAGTCGTGGGCGTGCTGGAGGATGGCGAAGACGATCCGACCGGGGCCGACAATGTGGTGAGTGACAGCTCCGGGGAAGTGCTGGCGGATCTGGCTCGCGGCGAAGGCATCACCAAGCGCGCGCAGAACGACTGGCCGCGGCTGAGTGCGAGCGTTGGACGCTTCGTGGTGACGTTGGCAATGAAGAAGTCCGGGCTGCCCGACGCCTTGGGTCAGGAGTCGTTCGTACTCCCGCTCTCCGGAGCGCGGCAGAATCCTCGTCACCCGGTCGTGCACCTGCAACGCTGGGACAGCCTGGCAGAGAACCCTGACGAGAGCGTCTTGGCTGCGGAGATGCTCCTTTCCACGCGCGGCCCGCTCACCTTGCTTGAGGCGCGCAACGCAGTGTTGACGACGCTGAGCGAGCAGTTGCCGTTTCTCATGCGCCACGTGTTGGTCGTGGATTCTCCTCACGATGGCTTGCCGCTCGCCGACTTCAGCAGCGGAACCGAGCGCGCCATCGACCGTATCCATCTCAAACAAAGCACGCCGGGGCCCGAGCCCATGCGCTGGCAGTGGAGTGTGGAGCCTCCGGGTTACCTCGACCTGGCGGGAGAATCCGTTCGCGGGCCGATTCCGGGCACCTTCTTGGTGGGTCCGACGGTGCTGCCGGGTCTAGGACAAGAGGGTGAGCTGCTCGCCGCGTGGGGAGCCGCGCGCATCATCTCTAGGCGTGACGGACGTCGTCAGCGTATGCGCCGGCAAATGTGGTCCAAGATCGAAACCTGA
- a CDS encoding PEGA domain-containing protein has translation MRRLLPAIVLLAACLLAPRGARADNPTSSIQVLAIASDKNFEHAQALTIALKRAVTRAEGWALAKGDYSLEVISLAIGCDIPPSADCQKKIGAKAGAGRYIWGTLSVQKKEAVAELHLFENGAESRSTTVRYPSNLTDPSDDTLLQVAAGGFAELMGATQGVLVVTAGSVSGEVFVDGEKVGLITEGRTELTVAPGEHKVLVRAPGYNDAVGTVNVQPGASAEINLKPTAHSSGGSSDPTQDSGAGMSTNKVIGYGGLAVGGLVAAAGGYFWIQSALDNSDSDWEAFKSRVPESADPCDVAANGGTDINGQDINRNPKITDHCDANKTHKTLALILTPVGAVIAGVGAYFLLTDDSGKKSSKKTTPTVQPLVGFGPQGGEVRLHVSF, from the coding sequence ATGCGACGACTCCTCCCTGCAATCGTGCTCTTGGCGGCGTGCCTGCTCGCACCGCGCGGCGCGCGTGCGGACAACCCGACGTCATCCATCCAGGTCCTCGCCATCGCGAGCGACAAGAACTTCGAGCACGCTCAGGCGCTGACCATCGCGCTGAAGCGCGCCGTGACTCGAGCCGAAGGCTGGGCGCTCGCCAAGGGTGACTACTCCCTGGAGGTGATCTCCCTCGCCATCGGTTGTGACATTCCGCCGAGCGCGGATTGTCAGAAGAAGATTGGCGCCAAGGCCGGAGCGGGTCGTTACATCTGGGGCACGCTCAGCGTTCAGAAGAAAGAGGCAGTGGCAGAGCTGCACTTGTTCGAGAACGGCGCCGAATCGCGCTCGACGACGGTCCGCTACCCCTCGAACCTGACGGACCCCTCGGACGACACCTTGCTGCAGGTCGCGGCGGGCGGCTTTGCCGAGTTGATGGGCGCCACTCAGGGCGTGCTGGTGGTCACTGCCGGCAGCGTCAGCGGCGAGGTGTTCGTCGATGGCGAGAAGGTGGGGCTCATCACTGAAGGCCGGACCGAGCTGACCGTCGCTCCCGGTGAGCACAAGGTTCTGGTGCGGGCTCCTGGCTACAACGATGCCGTGGGCACGGTGAACGTTCAGCCCGGGGCAAGCGCGGAAATCAACCTGAAGCCGACCGCACATTCCTCGGGCGGCAGCTCGGACCCCACCCAAGACAGTGGGGCAGGCATGAGCACCAACAAGGTGATCGGTTACGGCGGGCTAGCAGTAGGCGGCCTCGTAGCCGCCGCCGGCGGCTACTTCTGGATTCAGTCTGCCCTCGACAACTCCGATTCGGATTGGGAAGCCTTCAAGTCACGCGTTCCCGAGTCTGCGGACCCCTGCGATGTGGCTGCCAACGGCGGCACGGATATCAACGGTCAGGACATCAATCGCAATCCGAAGATCACCGACCATTGCGACGCCAACAAGACCCACAAAACCTTGGCGTTGATCCTCACCCCCGTGGGTGCAGTGATCGCGGGGGTAGGCGCCTACTTTCTCCTCACCGATGACAGCGGCAAGAAGTCGTCGAAAAAGACGACGCCGACGGTGCAACCCTTGGTGGGCTTCGGCCCCCAGGGCGGCGAGGTCCGCCTGCACGTGAGCTTCTGA
- the rsmD gene encoding 16S rRNA (guanine(966)-N(2))-methyltransferase RsmD has product MRVIAGGLGGRRLVAPKGRTTRPTTDRVREAIFSILGGVTDARVCDLFAGSGALGIEALSRGAAHAVFVESDRAALMSLRQNLAALQLESRSAVIGIPLERAGAQLARFPPFDLVLCDPPWANLAPAVRALERVLAGRLAEDARLVLEHAAEAKPELAPELGFQLTSRRSWGDSGASFFGRKPGEGP; this is encoded by the coding sequence ATGCGCGTGATCGCGGGCGGGCTGGGCGGCCGACGCCTGGTCGCACCCAAGGGCCGAACCACGCGCCCCACCACGGACCGGGTGCGAGAAGCGATCTTCTCCATTCTGGGTGGCGTGACGGACGCCCGTGTGTGCGACCTCTTCGCGGGCAGTGGGGCGTTGGGCATCGAAGCCCTGTCGCGGGGAGCCGCGCACGCCGTGTTCGTGGAGAGCGACCGCGCTGCCCTGATGTCGCTACGACAGAACCTCGCCGCTCTGCAGCTGGAGTCGCGTAGCGCTGTGATCGGTATTCCGCTGGAGCGCGCCGGGGCGCAGCTCGCGCGGTTTCCCCCTTTCGATCTGGTTCTATGCGATCCGCCCTGGGCGAACCTGGCGCCGGCGGTCCGTGCCCTCGAACGAGTCCTTGCCGGACGGCTGGCCGAAGACGCCCGCCTGGTGCTCGAGCATGCCGCCGAGGCCAAGCCCGAGCTCGCACCAGAGCTGGGTTTCCAGCTCACCAGCAGGCGCTCCTGGGGAGACAGTGGAGCCTCGTTCTTCGGCCGAAAACCCGGGGAAGGCCCCTGA